The following proteins are co-located in the Styela clava chromosome 15, kaStyClav1.hap1.2, whole genome shotgun sequence genome:
- the LOC120334245 gene encoding uncharacterized protein LOC120334245 — MRSVSYFLVFLVASCSVDGGDGTNSQGFSSPPYCSSNQNPCLSGGVCVNYGGSYKCACPSNCKGEHCENCNIVAPRMGACSPNPCQRDCQCHESCQHAGGYYCRSASGYLGKNCTIPVPSLRCETNRIVFSVSESFVREYDLGLRNSFINIVRNLGGTQSCEVAAAINGFYEIQIPIPFSACGTEMSSVGGQVVFTNQMWFNRRLANSMFDMPIPVAEFQCRYERQYRVVTSIRPVVSTPAVITGRQLITPSISLCKTLSCPDSCPSNFAVNGGAVYTVGEMIHVTMSLDSGNQVTGVEEMYLSCSPAPSASSIVGIVQAGCGTTAGLPCKITTSAVGHTVCVSFQTPRSLSCQEFYIHAKLVSCDRSSVGVCSDNSRANRCLVSRKRRSVDSAPMAIGPILLVNGSAGIPLVQLNGMEDKATVLELEPVKENVELALQNLEQTPLKSLGSPSSELAGMDQLTLLMIITGIILFVVIVSLVLVMLRNRYIGVAFMTGKS; from the exons ATGCGTTCTGTATCCTATTTTCT AGTTTTCCTGGTTGCATCATGCAGCGTAGACGGAG GCGATGGCACCAACTCTCAGGGTTTTTCATCTCCGCCGTATTGCTCCTCAAACCAAAATCCTTGTTTAAGCGGTGGCGTATGTGTCAACTACGGCGGATCTTATAAGTGCGCTTGCCCTAGCAACTGCAAAGGAGAACATTGCGAAAACTGTAACA TTGTCGCTCCGAGAATGGGAGCATGCTCTCCAAACCCATGCCAGAGGGATTGTCAGTGCCACGAATCGTGTCAACACGCCGGTGGTTATTACTGCAGAAGTGCTTCCGGATATCTTGGCAAAAATTGCACCATTC CTGTACCATCTCTCCGATGTGAAACTAATCGCATTGTCTTCTCGGTTTCCGAAAGTTTCGTACGTGAGTATGATCTTGGCCTACGGAACAGCTTCATCAACATTGTTAGAAATCTGGGCGGCACCCAAAGCTGTGAAG TTGCTGCTGCGATCAATGGATTCTATGAAATACAGATCCCGATTCCGTTTAGTGCTTGTGGCACAGAAATGTCGTCAGTCGGCGGGCAAGTTGTTTTCACTAATCAAATGTGGTTCAACCGACGTCTCGCGAACTCTATGTTTGATATGCCAATTCCAGTCGCAGAGTTCCAGTGTAGATACGAGAGACAATATAGAGTGGTAACTTCGATTCGCCCTGT tGTGAGCACACCAGCGGTCATTACCGGGCGCCAATTGATTACACCCAGCATTTCCCTGTGCAAGACACTTTCGTGTCCAGATTCCTGTCCATCGAACTTCGCCGTCAATGGAGGTGCTGTCTATACCGTTGGGGAGATGATTCACGTCACGATGTCACTAGAT TCTGGTAATCAAGTCACCGGTGTGGAGGAGATGTATTTATCCTGTAGTCCCGCCCCCTCTGCAAGCAGTATTGTTGGAATTGTGCAGGCTGGATGTGGCACAACGGCTGGTCTTCCGTGTAAGATCACCACCAGTGCTGTTGGACATACTGTTTGTGTGTCTTTccaaacaccaagaagcctatCGTGCCAAGAGTTCTACATCCACGCAAAATTGGTATCTTGTGATAGAAGCAGTGTAGGG GTTTGCTCGGACAACAGCCGTGCTAATAGGTGCCTGGTGTCGCGTAAACGAAGGAGCGTTGATTCTGCTCCCATGGCTATTGGCCCAATTCTTCTGGTCAATGGTTCTGCAGGAATCCCTCTAGTTCAACTAAACGGCATGGAGGACAAAGCAACTGTGTTAGAACTAGAGCCTGTGAAGGAAAACGTCGAGCTTGCGTTGCAAAACCTTGAGCAAACGCCACTAAAATCTTTGGGATCTCCATCTAGCGAACTTGCTG GTATGGATCAGCTGACTCTGCTTATGATTATCACTGGGATAATTCTCTTCGTGGTCATCGTTTCGTTGGTACTGGTTATGCTGCGTAATCGTTACATTGGTGTTGCTTTTATGACCGGCAAATCTTAA